Proteins from a single region of Punica granatum isolate Tunisia-2019 chromosome 8, ASM765513v2, whole genome shotgun sequence:
- the LOC116187318 gene encoding auxin-binding protein ABP20-like codes for MALQTIFLFSLILFASKAAAQLDFCVADLKSPATPTGYPCKNPATVTVDDFAFSSTLAVAGNTSNVFKAAVATAVVTQLPGLNGLGTAMGRVDIAVGGVIPMHTHPSGTELLLVLEGTINAGFISSANNVYSKILKKGDVFVNPRGLLHFAINAGQEPAVGIVSFSSHLPGLQPTDYALFGNNLPTQVVKATTFLDEAQIKKLKAAFGGTN; via the coding sequence ATGGCTCTCCAAaccatcttcctcttctccctcATCCTCTTCGCTTCCAAAGCAGCCGCCCAGCTAGACTTCTGCGTCGCGGACCTGAAATCCCCAGCAACTCCAACGGGCTACCCCTGCAAAAACCCCGCGACTGTCACGGTCGATGACTTCGCGTTCTCATCAACCCTTGCAGTGGCGGGCAACACCTCGAATGTCTTCAAAGCAGCGGTCGCCACAGCAGTCGTGACCCAGTTGCCGGGTCTCAATGGGCTGGGCACGGCCATGGGCCGTGTGGACATAGCCGTGGGTGGGGTCATCCCTATGCACACCCACCCGAGCGGCACGGAGCTCCTACTCGTGTTGGAGGGCACCATCAATGCCGGGTTCATCTCGTCGGCCAACAACGTCTACTCCAAGATTCTCAAGAAGGGAGACGTCTTTGTAAACCCTCGAGGGCTATTGCACTTTGCAATAAATGCTGGTCAGGAACCCGCTGTGGGCATCGTGAGCTTCAGCAGCCACCTCCCGGGACTTCAGCCAACGGACTATGCGCTGTTTGGGAACAACTTGCCTACCCAAGTGGTGAAGGCGACCACCTTCCTCGACGAAGCCCAGATCAAGAAGCTTAAAGCTGCTTTTGGCGGCACGAATTAA
- the LOC116188927 gene encoding auxin-binding protein ABP20-like — MALQTLFLFTLLLFASKAAAQLDFCVADLSSPATPAGFPCKNPAKLTVDDFVFSSALAVPANTSNPNKATASAVIVTQFPGLNGLGTSLARVDMDVGGSFPMHSHPGASELLLVTEGTIYAGFISSANAVYAKNLTKGDVIIMPRGLLHFAVNYGKEPAAGIVSFSSPTPGLQTTNRALFGNNLPTEVVQATTFIDQDQIKKLKAAFGGTN; from the coding sequence ATGGCTCTCCAAACCCTCTTCCTCTTCACCCTCCTCCTCTTCGCTTCCAAAGCAGCAGCCCAGCTAGACTTCTGCGTTGCCGACCTGTCATCCCCGGCAACTCCAGCGGGCTTCCCCTGCAAAAACCCTGCAAAGCTCACAGTGGACGACTTCGTCTTCTCATCAGCCCTTGCGGTGCCGGCCAACACCTCGAACCCGAACAAAGCGACTGCCTCTGCTGTAATAGTGACCCAGTTCCCAGGCCTTAATGGGCTCGGCACGTCTTTGGCCCGCGTTGACATGGACGTTGGCGGGTCCTTCCCCATGCACTCCCACCCTGGCGCCTCGGAGCTCCTGCTTGTGACAGAGGGCACCATCTATGCTGGGTTCATCTCTTCGGCTAACGCCGTCTACGCCAAGAATCTTACGAAGGGCGACGTCATTATTATGCCTCGAGGGCTATTGCATTTTGCAGTAAATTATGGTAAGGAGCCTGCCGCTGGCATTGTGAGCTTCAGCAGCCCTACCCCGGGACTTCAGACGACAAACAGGGCGCTGTTTGGGAATAACTTGCCCACCGAAGTGGTGCAGGCGACCACCTTTATCGACCAAGATCAGATCAAGAAGCTCAAAGCCGCTTTTGGCGGCACAAATTAA
- the LOC116189162 gene encoding auxin-binding protein ABP20-like, whose amino-acid sequence MDMALQTLVVFSLLFASKAAAQPEFCVGDLSAPATPVGFPCKNPKNLTVDDFVFSSALAAPTNTSNANKAGAAVLFLTQFPALNGQGTSMARFDLDVGGAFPMHSHPGASELVLVMEGTINAGFISSANDVYSKKLTKGDVIIIPRGLMHYVVNSGKGHATGILSFSSPTPGFQTTSRALFGNNLPTEVVQATTYIDQDQIKKLKAAFGGTN is encoded by the coding sequence ATGGATATGGCTCTCCAAACCCTCGTCGTCTTCTCCCTCCTCTTCGCCTCTAAAGCAGCAGCCCAGCCAGAGTTCTGCGTCGGGGACCTGTCAGCCCCAGCAACTCCAGTGGGCTTCCCTTGCAAAAACCCCAAGAATCTCACAGTGGACGACTTTGTCTTCTCATCAGCCCTCGCGGCGCCGACCAACACCTCGAACGCTAACAAAGCAGGTGCTGCCGTGTTATTCTTGACCCAGTTTCCGGCCCTTAATGGGCAGGGCACATCTATGGCCCGCTTTGACTTAGACGTTGGAGGGGCATTCCCCATGCATAGCCACCCGGGCGCCTCGGAGCTCGTGCTCGTGATGGAGGGCACCATCAATGCTGGGTTCATCTCGTCGGCCAATGACGTTTACTCCAAGAAACTTACGAAGGGCGACGTCATTATTATCCCTCGAGGGCTAATGCACTATGTAGTGAATTCCGGTAAGGGCCACGCTACGGGCATTTTGAGCTTCAGCAGCCCAACTCCGGGATTTCAGACAACGAGCAGGGCACTGTTCGGGAACAACTTGCCCACCGAAGTGGTGCAGGCAACCACCTACATCGACCAAGACCAGATCAAGAAGCTCAAAGCTGCTTTTGGCGGCACGAATTAA
- the LOC116189294 gene encoding auxin-binding protein ABP20-like, whose translation MDMALQTLFLFSVLFFASKAVAQLDFCVADLSAPATPAGFPCKNQANLTVDDFVFSSALMTKTNTSNPNKAAAAALFVTQFPALNGLGTSMARFDLDVGGAFPMHAHPGASELLLVTEGTINAGFISSANAVYSKTLEKGDVIIIPRGLLHYAMNPGKSPAVGIVSFSSPTPGLQTTNRALFGNNLPTEVVQATTFIDQDQIKKLKAAFGGTN comes from the coding sequence ATGGATATGGCTCTCCAaaccctcttcctcttctccgtcctcttcttcgcctccaaaGCAGTAGCCCAGCTAGACTTCTGCGTTGCGGACCTTTCAGCCCCGGCAACTCCAGCAGGCTTCCCTTGCAAAAACCAGGCAAATCTCACTGTAGACGACTTTGTTTTCTCATCAGCCCTTATGACGAAGACCAACACCTCGAACCCAAACAAAGCAGCTGCCGCCGCGTTATTCGTGACCCAGTTTCCGGCCCTCAATGGGCTGGGCACATCCATGGCCCGCTTTGACTTAGACGTTGGCGGGGCCTTCCCCATGCACGCCCACCCGGGCGCCTCGGAGCTCCTTCTCGTGACGGAGGGCACCATCAACGCTGGGTTCATCTCGTCGGCCAATGCCGTCTACTCCAAGACTCTTGAGAAGGGTGATGTCATTATTATCCCTCGAGGGCTATTGCATTATGCAATGAATCCTGGTAAGAGCCCCGCTGTGGGCATTGTGAGCTTCAGCAGCCCGACCCCGGGACTTCAGACGACGAACAGGGCGCTGTTTGGGAACAACTTACCCACCGAGGTGGTTCAAGCTACCACCTTCATCGACCAAGACCAGATCAAGAAACTGAAAGCAGCTTTCGGCGGCACGAATTAA
- the LOC116216063 gene encoding auxin-binding protein ABP19a-like — translation MVLQTLLLFSLLLFSTEAAVQDFCVGDLAAPESPAGYSCKPAAKVTVNDFVYSGLGAMGNTSNLIKAAVTPAFSAQFPGLNGLGLSIARLDLAPGGVIPMHTHPGGSEVLLVIQGTICAGFISSSANKVYFKNLNKGDIMVFPQGLLHFQINSGKGPSLAVVSFSSPSPGLQITDFALFANDLPTELVAATTFLDVAQIKKLKGVLGGTN, via the coding sequence ATGGTTCTCCAAaccctcctcctcttctccctcctcctcttctcaaCTGAAGCAGCAGTCCAGGACTTCTGCGTCGGGGACCTAGCAGCCCCGGAGAGTCCAGCAGGCTACTCATGCAAGCCCGCCGCTAAGGTCACGGTGAATGATTTTGTCTACTCGGGCCTTGGTGCGATGGGCAACACCTCGAACCTGATAAAAGCAGCCGTCACCCCAGCATTCTCGGCCCAGTTCCCGGGCCTTAATGGGCTAGGCTTGTCGATAGCCCGCCTAGACCTAGCACCTGGCGGGGTCATCCCAATGCACACCCACCCCGGTGGTTCAGAGGTCCTGCTGGTGATCCAGGGCACCATCTGCGCAGGGTTCATCTCATCGTCAGCCAACAAGGTCTACTTCAAGAACCTCAACAAGGGTGACATTATGGTGTTCCCTCAAGGACTACTGCACTTCCAGATAAATTCCGGTAAGGGCCCCTCGTTGGCCGTCGTGAGCTTCAGCAGCCCGAGTCCGGGACTTCAGATAACAGACTTCGCACTGTTCGCCAACGACTTGCCCACCGAGTTGGTGGCAGCTACAACTTTCCTCGACGTAGCGCAGATCAAGAAGCTCAAGGGCGTTCTTGGCGGCACCAACTGA
- the LOC116187885 gene encoding protein ACCELERATED CELL DEATH 6-like has translation MLEKNGTNKDLANINRSGQTILRSAAKLSPYPGLLSISCPALQMQRELQRFKAVEEFVHPPVRVQKDNDGLAARELLAKEHQDLLRDAEKWMKDTSNSCMVVSALTATVVFAAAFTVPGGNVDGKGSPRFLTEQVFTWFAVDVLALFSSATAISMFLSILTAWYAEKDFLHALPKRLILGFASLFLATATLMVAYGATLYMALSGVNWQFRLWLT, from the exons ATGCTCGAAAAGAATGGAACTAACAAAGACTTAGCCAACATTAACAGAAGTGGTCAGACAATTTTGCGTAGTGCTGCAAAACTATCCCCTTACCCTGGACTTTTATCTATATCCTGTCCTGCACTACAAATGCAAAGAGAGTTGCAAAGGTTTAAG GCTGTGGAAGAGTTCGTTCATCCCCCGGTCAGAGTACAAAAGGATAACGATGGCCTAGCAGCTCGTGAACTGTTAGCAAAGGAGCACCAGGACTTACTTAGAGATGCGGAGAAATGGATGAAGGATACGTCAAACTCCTGCATGGTGGTGTCCGCCCTCACAGCTACCGTTGTATTTGCAGCGGCTTTCACAGTTCCCGGTGGAAATGTTGATGGCAAAGGCAGTCCGCGGTTTCTAACTGAGCAAGTATTCACGTGGTTTGCTGTTGACGTGCTAGCTCTCTTTTCCTCTGCAACTGCCATCTCAATGTTCTTGTCTATCCTGACGGCATGGTACGCGGAAAAGGATTTCCTCCATGCGCTCCCCAAGAGGTTGATATTAGGATTTGCGTCCTTATTCCTTGCCACAGCAACCTTGATGGTTGCATACGGAGCAACACTATATATGGCCCTAAGTGGAGTAAACTGGCAATTTCGTCTCTGGCTAACGTAA